The following coding sequences lie in one Myxococcus xanthus genomic window:
- a CDS encoding DNA glycosylase AlkZ-like family protein has product MARKAAASADSALSITLARARAHWLRTQGLAEPLKGSLEEVVAATGWVRTLGGVDVYLAVRARAPGLRRADLDAAAEASQLQVVPAVRGCIYLVPRAHVPLVLRVAEEAYRKRADREHEKVGLDAKELADVAEAALVALRKGPLSTDALRKAMPAGVVRSLGEVGKKVGLSSTLPPALRHLEFEGKVERRTEGGRLDTERYLWRLTARNPFTGAKVPAAAEERNARLAAIFFRQFGPATVEDFAAWSAFSQRDAKAAVARAGLVRVAVEGYSEAAYVPEDVLAALREKVPAATSVSLLPAHDLYVSSHGGPAWVTDPKHHGIEVPTWGSAKGGTLGEAAHIFVRPVLDAERLVGLWEFDPKADDVVFHTFEPLAPKRRKAVLALAEDTATFLREDFSLARSFSLDNEDSVQKRADFVKSLGK; this is encoded by the coding sequence CGCTCTGAGCATCACCCTGGCCCGCGCCCGTGCGCACTGGCTGCGGACGCAGGGGCTCGCGGAGCCGCTGAAGGGGAGCCTGGAGGAGGTGGTCGCCGCGACCGGCTGGGTGCGGACGCTGGGTGGCGTGGACGTGTACCTGGCGGTGAGGGCCCGAGCGCCGGGGCTGCGGCGGGCGGACCTGGACGCGGCGGCGGAGGCGTCCCAGCTCCAGGTGGTTCCCGCGGTGCGTGGCTGCATCTACCTGGTGCCTCGCGCCCACGTGCCCCTGGTGCTGCGCGTGGCCGAGGAGGCGTACCGCAAGCGGGCCGACCGCGAGCACGAGAAGGTGGGCCTGGACGCGAAGGAGCTGGCGGACGTGGCCGAGGCCGCGCTGGTGGCGCTGCGCAAGGGGCCGCTGTCCACGGACGCGCTGCGCAAGGCGATGCCCGCGGGCGTGGTGCGCAGCCTGGGCGAGGTGGGCAAGAAGGTGGGCCTGTCCTCGACGCTGCCGCCCGCGCTGCGCCACCTGGAGTTCGAGGGCAAGGTGGAGCGCCGCACGGAGGGGGGGCGGCTGGACACGGAGCGCTACCTCTGGCGGCTGACGGCTCGCAACCCCTTCACCGGGGCCAAGGTGCCCGCCGCGGCGGAGGAGCGCAACGCGCGGCTGGCGGCCATCTTCTTCCGCCAGTTCGGTCCGGCGACGGTGGAGGACTTCGCGGCGTGGTCGGCCTTCTCGCAGCGGGACGCGAAGGCGGCCGTGGCGCGGGCGGGGCTGGTGCGGGTGGCCGTGGAGGGGTACTCGGAGGCGGCCTATGTGCCCGAGGACGTCCTGGCTGCCTTGCGAGAGAAGGTCCCCGCGGCCACGTCCGTGTCCCTGCTGCCCGCGCATGACCTGTATGTCTCGTCGCATGGCGGGCCCGCCTGGGTGACGGACCCCAAGCACCATGGCATCGAGGTTCCAACGTGGGGCTCCGCGAAGGGCGGCACCCTGGGCGAGGCCGCCCACATCTTCGTCCGCCCCGTGCTGGACGCGGAGCGGCTGGTGGGGCTGTGGGAGTTCGACCCGAAGGCGGACGACGTGGTGTTCCACACCTTCGAGCCGCTGGCGCCCAAGCGGCGCAAGGCCGTGCTGGCCCTGGCCGAGGACACGGCCACGTTCCTTCGAGAGGACTTCAGCCTCGCGCGCAGCTTCAGCCTGGACAACGAGGACTCCGTGCAGAAGCGCGCGGACTTCGTGAAGTCGCTGGGGAAGTAG